Below is a window of Brachyspira hampsonii DNA.
TATCTAATTCTATATTAAATTCTTTGAATGCATTGTAATAAGAGTAATAATTTAAGTATGCACTATCTATAAGAGTGCCGTCCATATCGAATATGAGTAATTTTATATTATTATTGTTTAACATTTCTGAAACCTTTTTTCATAAATATTTTTTATTATAACATATAAAATAAGTAATTCCAATTTATATTAAAAATGATATAATATTTTTACAAATTTACTGCTTAAAGTAAAGATAAGGTAATATTTAAGAGAAATATATATTTATGAAAAATATGAAACATAGAATAGAAAAAATTATTAAACTTCTTTCAGAGGGGCTTTATGAAAGGGAAGAAATAGTGTCTTTAACTCTGCTTAGTGCCATAGCAGGAAAGCCGATATTTCTATACGGTCCTCCGGGAACTGCTAAAAGTTTTATAGCTAAAAGAGTGTCATCAGCATTTAAAGATTCAAAATATTTCGGATATTTGATGCAGAGATTTTCTACGCCGGAAGATATATTCGGTCCTATTAGCTTGGAAGAATTAAAAAATGATAAATATATAAGAAAAACTGAGGGATATTTACCGGATGCAGATTTTGCATTTTTAGATGAAATATGGAAAAGTACGCCTGCTATACTTAATACACTTTTGACTATAATAAATGAAAGAGTTTTTAAAAATGGAAATGAAGAAATAAAAGTACCATTAAAGGCTTTAATTTCAGCAAGCAATGAAACTCCGCCTGAAGGTCAGGGGCTTGAGGCTTTATATGACAGGTTTATTATTCGTTTAATGGTTAATAATATAAAAAGCAGAGATAATTTTGAGAAGATACTTGAAAATACTCAATTAGATTCTTATATAAATATAGATGATGAATTGAAAATATCAAATGATGAATGGGTTAATATAAGAAAAGAAGTAAATAATATAAAACTCTCAAAATCAGTTATTGATATAATTCATAATATAAAACTTTCTATAGAAAAATTTAATGAGGATAATAGAGATATAGCAATATATGTTTCCGACAGAAGATGGCAGCATATTTCATATTTGCTTAAAACTGCCGCGTATTTAAATGGGAGAAATGAAGTTGATATTTATGAAAGCATTTTAATTTATAATTGCTTATGGAGTTTGGAAGAGCATATTGAATCAGTAAAGAAAATAGTAGAGAATGCTATAAGTTTATGCTATGATTTGAATAATCAGAATATTAATGAATGGAGAGAAAGTTTTAAGAGTGTTCAGAAAAATATAGATGATGAGTTTTATAATTTAGAAAAGACTTATAATACGGAAAATATAGATGATAAGCCTCATATGGCAAAAACTTTATTCATTAATATTGATGAATACGGAAATAAGGGTGAAACTATAATATATATACCAATAAAACAATTAGGTAAAAAAGGTTATTTTTATCCTTTAGATATAGGAAGGAATCAGACAAGAAAATTCAGATGCAATTTTAACGGTACAGATAAATGTACTATTGAAATAAATTCTGCCACTGCGGCAAATGGTTTTGTATCGGGGATGCTTTCTAAAAATTATGAGTTTCTTACCGAAGCTGAACCTGATTTTTATATGAAAAAGGTTAGTCCTAAAAAACTTGAAAAAGAAAAAAAAGATTCCTATTTAAAATTAATCAATTCTTTAATATCAAGCATTGAGAATATTATAGTGAATTTTAAAAATGACTTTAATAAGGATAAATATTCAAATAAAAGTGTATTCATCTCAGATGATAATTTCAATTTTTTCACAGAAATGTTTAATTCTTATATAGAAAATCTTGAGAGTGAGAAATTGGATGCACAAAGACTTAAAAGTGAAATAGAGCAGCATGAAACAATTTGATAATGATTCTTACAAAGATGAAATAAAAAAAACAGAGATAATGGCTAAGGGAGTATTTAATAGTGCTTTTAATAATCTCAGCAGCGATGAAAGATTGAGTGAAGAATTAGAAATAAAAATTACTAAATGGAAAAAAGATTTAAATGTATTTATAAATGATAATAATCCGTATCAGGACAATAAAACAGAATTAGATATAGCATTAAAAAAATTGAAAAATACAAGCAGAGAAGATATATTTAATGATTTAAATAGCTTAGATGCTTTATCTATTGATACAAAGTTTTGGAGATATAGATTATCAAATTCAGATGATTTAAATATATTAAAAAAAAATGTAATTTCAGTATGGGAAAAAACTTATAATAAAAAAAATAATGATTGGCTTGTTTCTACTGTAAAAGAGAGAAGGGATAAATTTATTTCTGATATAGAATCTTGGATTAATTTGCTTAAAAAATTAAAATATATGTCAAATATACTCAGAATAAAAACGGGAGTATTATGGGATTTTAGAGTAGGGGAGTTGGAGGAAGAAGATATATCTTTATTAAAGAGATGGGTTGATTTTATTAATAAATATAAAGATATAGAAATAATTTGCGACAGTATAGGAAGAAGAATTGATATAGAAAAATCATTGAGAAATGTTGAGTTTAAAAATACCTACAGTAATACAAATAAAAAAATAAGTTCTAAAGAAGAGATAGTTGGAATATACTTTGCCAAAGATATAGAAAATGTTATACCAGAGGAGCTTTCTTTATTATGCAGCAAAGAAAGTGAAAAATTATTTAAACTAAAATATATAGAAAATAGGCTTATGTGCTTTGATAAGAGTGCTTATGTATTTAATGATGATATGGATTATATAGTAAGGGCAGGATATAGGGAAGGAAAAGGCGATATGATTATATGTATAGATACAAGCGGTTCTATGAAAGGTATTAATGAATATATTGCAAAAGCTGTTATGTTTAAAATGGTTATGCAGGCTTTATCCGAAAATAGAAATGCCTATCTTATCAATTTCAGCACTGAGATATATACATGCAAATTCACTAAAGAAAATGGAATTGAAGATTTAATAAAGTTTTTGAAGTTAAGTTATCATGGCGGTTCGGATATATATAAAGCACTTTATGAGGCAAATAGAATGATGAATACATCTAGCTTTAAAAATGCCGATGTTTTAGTTTTATCCGATTTTATAATGGAGGATATGCCTAATAATTTGGTAACTATGTGCAGCAGACAAAAAAATAATGGGAATAAATATTTTGCTGTATCTATAGGAAAATTTCCATTCGGCTATTCATACAGGAAAGTATTTAACAAACATTGGATATTTGATATAGATAATGGTTTAAAAGAAATTTATTAATTATTATATATTATGTTTATAATTATTTTTTTTGTGTCCAGTTAGTTTTAATAAAAATATTATTTTTTATGTTATAACGACCTATATAATTAAAATTTTTCTCAAGATTAGCATTAGGATCTGCATTTGCTGTTATAATAACATCAATACCATTAATATTTTTGTAATCATTAGTTATAATTTTCCCAGTAAACGGATTTGTAGGGTTATTTAGATGCTTAACAGCTAAATATGGAACATCTGCTATAGTCATAAATGTGTTGTTAGATACTATATCACCTCTTGAGTCAAAATCTTTAAAATAAAGCATAGAATTAAATACTTTGAATCCTTCCATATCATTTTCATCAAATATAGACGGCGAGAAATATCCTGAATGATCTGAAACTATTATTATTTTTGTATTATCATAAACTTTATTTTGTTTTAAGTATTTAAAAAAGTTTGCAAGTTCTCTAAAAGAAGCAACTGTGGCGTAGTAGCTTCTTGCCGAAAATTCACTTCCAAAATATTTTACTTCTTCTTCCGGAAGAGTTTCTATATTTAATGATGGGATAAAATTAGTATTATAATTAAATGGTTCATGAGTACTGTCGCTATGCATAATATTAAAATAATTACCTTTTTCATTTATTACAGTTAGATTAGTTAATGCTTGTAATAGAGTATATTCTTGTATGCTATTACCAACTATAGCTAAATTTCTTCCGGAGTTAGGTATGAACCAATCATTTTTTGCATATAATTTGTTCCTTAAAAAAACAGGAAGCATTCTGAATAATGAGAATCTTACAGCTCTGTTTTTATTATTTTTAACTATGTCATTTGTATAAATATTATTATCTGCATTGTTATCAAGCAGATTGTTCAATTCTTTTTCCATCATACTGTTGTTTTGATTATATGCTTTTATATTTGTATAATTTTTAAATATAGTTAAATCAGGAGTCCAAGAAAGATTAGCAAAAGAAGGATCAAATGTTACAGAATCATATCCTGCCTTATAAAATAATTGAGGCATCATAATGAGTGATTCATTATGCTTATCTTTTAAATTGTATTTTCCATCTATTTCAAATGGAGCATATTCATATCCTCCATATAATGCTTGTATGCTTCCAAAAGTAGCAGCTCCAAAAGCAGCAGTATTTGGATACCATACAAAGCCCTCAAATTCCTTTTTTATATCTTCAAATCTGTCAAATACTAAATTACCAAATTCGGGATTTCCTCTGTCTAATATTATAATAAATATGTTTGTTCCTGTTTTAGAAAAATTAAATATATCGTATTTGTTATTAATATTTTTATTAATGGAAGATATTTCTAATAATTTTTTCTGCTCACTGCTAATTTTTGTAAAATTGAATATTGATACAGCAGATAAACTTATTATTATAATTATAAATATATTGAATATCAAATTTATTAATTTCTTTCTTATTACCAAAAATGTTAAGAATAAAGCTAATAATATTAAAATGCTATTTATTATTATTTGTTTTAAATTGGGTATTAGTAAATACTCTAATTCAAATTTAAAATTACTAGATATATATCCGTAATCCATTACCATTATAAAAGTATTAATTAATGATGTTATTGCTATGAATATAAATAGAAAAGTTATATTATTTTTAAATTTTTCTGAAAATAGAAAATATAAAAATATTGGATAGACAAAAAATATACCAATATATTTAAAAAATACACTGAATATTATATTAAATGGATCTTGAAATTCCTGTCCTGAAGATGCTATCAATGAAGTTAAAATGAATAAACCGGATAGTACTGTTATAATTATAGATGATGATATAAATATTTTTAATCTTAATTTACTTTCTATTTTTATCAAATCTGATATTTTATTTTTAGCTATGAATATTATTAAAATAAAAATTGAAATAATAAACCAAATTAATAACAAATCTCTATAAGTTTTTACATGTATGATAAATATTTTTAAAAATGGATATTCTACAGCCGATTTATTTATTAATGTATTTCTTAAAAAATATAAAATAGTCATTATGAATATAAAAATAGTATATAAAGAATATATTATTTTAGCAGCTAATATGAATATTTTATTATTTGATATGTTATTTATTATATTTTTTATTTTATCAATATTGATTAGAACTATATTTTTAAAAAATGAAAATGCACAGTTAATAGTCCAATATAGTAAAAGTATAGAAGGAGAATTATATAAGAATACTAAGAAGAATAAACTCATTAAAAATATAGGTATTGATTCTTTAAATGTTAATTTTTTAGAATATACAAATGTTGATGCAAGAGAAAAAGATGTCATTACAAACGGCAGTAAATTTATATAATAATTTCCTATATGAATTATTTTATCTGGTTCTCCTAAACTTTTTATAAGCCAAAAACTTTCTGTATTTGTACCTGTTAAACTAGTAAAAAAATTATATCCGGCTAAAAAGAAAGGTATTTGTATTAATAATCCTAATACTCCTCTAAAAGCATAAATGGTTTTATATTTGTTGATTCTTTGACATGTTCTTATTAATAAATAAGCCTGATCTCCTTTATATACTGCTTTTATATTATCTATCATAGGCTTCATTTTGTTCTGTATATCTCTTTCTTTCTGCTGCCATTTTTCGGCTATATTGTATAAAGGGAGCGATAATATATTTATAATCAAACTTACTAAAATGACACTTACTGTATAGCTGCTCTGAGTTGATACTTTAAGATAGTAGAATATTATTTCTAAAATAAATTCTATAGGGTATATAGTTAAATTATATATTATATTCATAAAAAGAATTATCCTAAAAAATATTAGGATATTATATTATAATTACATAATTTTTTCAAATTATATATGTTATATTTTATAATGTTATTTGTTCTAATTCATATTTTTCATTTTTAGGCATAAAAATATCTATTAGTTTATTTGTTTTTTCTATATTAGTTTCAGTTGTGTATATTTTTGTATATCTATCTTTATTATTATTATTATTATTATTATTATTATTATTATTATTATTATTAAGCAAATTATTTTCTTCCAAATATTTTTTAGCTGAAACCACTGTATAATATGAAGGATCAACTATATTTTTTATAGAATTTTCAATGTCATTTTTTAATAATATTTCTATGTCATTAATGATATGAGGATAATGAGTGCATCCTAATATTAAAGTATCAGAATTTTTATCTATATTTTTTAAATAACCTTTTAATACATCTAATCTGTTTTCATAACTATACCAATCATTTTCAATCATAGGACATAATTCTTTACAAGCTATTTGAGTAACACTTGCTTCTTTATTGCATTCAATAATTTTATTTTTATAAATATTAGACTTAACTGTGAATTCTGTTGCCATTATAGATATATTATTATTTTTTGTTTTATTTAAAGCATCTGCTACAGCATTTGATATAACTTCTATTACAGGTACATCATATTTTTGTTTTAGAATATCAAAAGCACAAGCTGTTATAGTATTACATGCAATAATAATCATTTTACATTTTTTTGCTATCAAAAAATCAGTCATTTTTAATGTTAGCCTTACAATTTCTTCTTGAGATTTATCCCCATACGGTATATTAGCATTATCCCCTATATATATATAATTTTCATTAGGTAATATTTCTAACATTTTTTTAAGAACAGTTAAGCCTCCTACACCGGAATCAAAAACTGCTATTGGCATAAACGAATTCATATTCATATAATTTCACCCTATATAATATAATTAAAATCATTTCTAGTTATTATATGTAGTATTTCTATAAAGTCAATGATATTGTGAAATAAAAGTTATATTTTGTAATAAAATTACTTGTATATAAGTAAAAAATATAGTATAATGCAGTATTAAAAAAATTAGAGAATAGGAGTATTTTGATGAATAGTAGTATCATGGAAGCATTGCAAATAATGATCATTGGTATGGGCGTTGTTGTATTGTTTTTAATTATATTAGTTTTCGTTATGAAGATTGTCAGTGCTGTTGTAGCTCAAGTAGACAAATTAATGCCTCCTCCTCAGGAAGCAATTTCGTCTTCTCCGGCACCGGTGCAAACAACTAATAATGATAAGATGGTAGCTATAGCAATAGCTTTAGCACATGTTCATAGTAATAAAAAATAAGATTATATAGTTTATTAAGATTTAAGGAGAAATGATAATGGCTAAAAAAGAAGTAAAATTTATGCTAACAGCATTCAGAGACGGATTTCAATCTGTTTATGGTGCTAGAGTATTATCTAAAGATTTTATGCCTGCTGTAGAAGCATTTGTTAAGGCAGGAGTTACATATTTTGAATCAGGCGGCGGTGCAACTTTCCAAAGTGCATTTTTTTATAACCAAGAAAATGCTTTTGATGTAATGGATACTTTCAGAAAAACAGTAGGTCCTGACGTTAATTTACAAACATTAGCAAGAGGTGTCAATGTTGTAGGTTTGGAATCTCAGCCTAGAGAAATGATTAAATTACATGCCCAATTATTCAAAAAACATGGTATTACAACAATTAGAAACTTTGATGCTTTAAATGATGTAAATAACCTTATATTCAGCGGTAAATGTATTAAAGAAGCAGGACTTAAACATCAGGTATGTGTTAGTATGATGGCTTTGCCTCCTGGATGCGAAGGTGCCCATGATGCAGCTTTTTATGCAAAAGTATTAAAACAAATTAAAGATAATGTAGATTTTGATTCTGTATGTTTCAAAGATGCTTCAGGTACTTCAACTCCTCAGGTTGTTTATGATACAGTTAAAGAGGCTAGAAAACTTTTGGGTTCTGATATGCATATACAAGTTCATAGTCATGAAACTGCAGGTATAGGTGCGGTTCAGTACAGAGCTGCTTTGGAAGCAGGTGCTGATTGTATAGACCTTTCAGCTGCTCCTGTGTCTGGCGGTACTTGTCAAACAGATGTTATAGTTATGTGGCATGCTTTAAGAGGAACTGAATATGAATTAAAAATTGATATAGATAAAATCAGAGAAGCTGAAGAAGTATTTAAAGATTGTATGAAAGATTACTTCTTACCACCTGAAAGCAGAACAGTGGAACCTATGATTCCATTTGCTCCAATGCCGGGAGGTGCTTTAACAGCTAATACTCAAATGATGAGAGATATTAATGTAATGAATAGATTCCCTGAAGTTATAAAAGCTATGACTGAAGTTGTAAAAAAAGGCGGTTTCGGTACTTCTGTAACTCCTGTATCTCAATTCTATTTCCAACAGGCATTTAATAATGTAATGCAAGGTAATTGGAAAAAAATAGCTGACGGTTACGGTAAAATGGTATTAGGATATTTTGGAAAAACTCCTTCTACTCCAGACCCAGAAATAGTAAAAATAGCAAGCGAGCAATTAGGTTTACAGCCTACAACTGAACTTGCTATGGATATAGATGATAAAAACCCTAAAAAAGGAAGAAAAGCTGCTGAACAGGCTTTAAAAGATGCTGGTATCACAGATCTTTCAGATGAAAATGTATTTATAGCTGCTGCTTGTAAAGAAAAAGGTATACAGTTCCTTAAAGGCGAAGCTAAACTTGGTATTAGAAAAAATGCTCCTAATACTGCTTCTTCTGGTGCTTCTCAATCTACAAGCAATGAAGTTACAGTTACTGTAGGCGGTTCAAGCTATGGAATAAAAATAGAAAATGGAAAAGCTATAGTTGACGGAGTAAGCTATGACTATACTATCAAAGATGGTATAGTTGCTGGTGCTTCTCAGTCTGCTGCTCCTGCTTCTTCAGGTTCTGCTACTCCAGTTACAGCTGGTTTACCTGGTACAGTTGTAAAAATAGTAGCTCCAGTAGGAACACAAGTTCAGGACGGTTCTACAGTATTGATCGTAGAAGCTATGAAAATGGAAGTAGAAATAAAATCTTCTGCTAATGGTGTTGTTAAAGAAGTTAAAGTTAAACCAGGAGACGCTGTAGTTGCTGGTCAGGAATTGGCTATTGTAGGCTAATGATGATGCTTGTTGTAAGGAGATAAAAATAATGAGAAAAATATTTTTAGTATTTGCACTTGTCTTTATGACTGCATCAATGGTACTTGCTCAGGAAAGTACTCAGAAACCTCTTAATATAAAAGATTCGCTTATTTCTTTGGCTAGAAATACAGCTTTTGGAGGACTTTTTCCTAGAAGCGAACAGGAAATAGCAGAAGCTCAGGCTAAAGCTGAAAATAGTAAGCAGGAAAAATATCAAACTAAATTAAATGATATTAAAGTAAAATCTGTACCACTATGGCAGAATCTTATAATGATTTGTGTAGGACTAGTTTTAGTTTATCTTGCTATAGCTAAAGGATTTGAACCATTACTTCTTATTCCTATAGGTATGGGTGGTATTTTGGCTAATATTCCTATTGCTAATATTGCAGCACTTCCTGTAGTTGAAGTTATGAACGGTATACCAGTAACTTTAAGTAGCGGAGGTTTTTTGGGTCAGATATACACTTTTGGTATTGAATCTGGATTGTTCCCATTATTCATATTTATAGGTGTTGGTGCTATGACAGATTTCGGACCTCTTATTGCTAACCCTAAAACTGCATTATTAGGTGCTGCTGCTCAGATAGGTATATTCGGAACTTTGCTTGGTGCTATGATATTATCAACTTATGTTCCTGTAATTTCTTTCACTTTGAAAGATGCTGCTTCTATAGGTATTATAGGCGGTGCTGACGGTCCTACTGCTATATTTACAGCTTCAAGACTTTCACCTTCTTTATTGGGTGCTATTGCTGTTGCTGCTTATTCATATATGGCTTTGGTTCCTATTATTCAGCCTCCTATTATGAAATGGCTTACTACTGAAAAAGAAAGAAAAATTGAAATGAAACAGTTACGTCCTGTAAGCAAAAGAGAAAAAATTATTTTCCCTCTTAGCGTTATAATACTTGTAGCTTTACTTTTACCTGATGCTGCTCCTCTTATTGGTGCTGTTATGTTTGGTAATTTGCTTAAAGAATCTGGTGTTACTGACAGACTTTCAAAAACTGCTCAGAATGAATTAATAAACATTGTTACAATTATGTTAGGTTTATCAGTTGGAAGTAAATTAGCTGCTGATAAGTTCTTACGTTTTGAGACACTTGGTATATTGGTATTAGGTTTAGTAGCATTCTCTATGGGTACTGCAGGCGGTGTTCTTCTTGCTAAATTAATGAATTTATTCAGCAAAGATAAAATCAATCCGCTTATTGGTGCTGCCGGAGTATCTGCTGTTCCTATGGCTGCAAGAGTTGCTAACAAAGTAGGACAAGAGGCTAACCCTCATAACTTCTTACTTATGCATGCTATGGGACCAAACGTTTCTGGTGTAATTGGTTCTGCAGTTGCTGCTGGAGTGCTTTTGGCTATACTTGGTTAATGATTAAATTATTTATAAAAAATTAAAAGGTGTGAATCTTCAAAATGATTTGCACCTTTTTTATTTATTCTATATTGATTTTTTTTTGATATATATTATACTATAGATATACTATTCAAGGAATGATTTGATGTCAGCAAACAGCAAACAGCAAACAGCAAACAGCAAACAGCAAACAGCAAACAGCAAACAGCAAACAGCAAACAGCAAACAGCAAACAGCAAACAGCAAACAGCAAACAGCAAACAGCAAACAGCAAACAGCAAACAGCAAACAGCAAACAGCAAACAGCAAACAGCAAACAGCAAACAGCAAACAGCAAACAGCAAACAGCAAACAGCAAACAGCAAAATTCTAAATTAATCAGTCAAAACTTTTTCTTTTTTATTTTAATCAAAAGTAATTTTATCTCTTCATTGCAAATTTTTTTATATAATATTTGTTTTATAGGTGCTTCATTATGAAAATAAGTGTAATAGTACCTTGTTATAATGAAGAGCTTGTTATAGAAATATTGTATAATAGATTGATTAATGTACTTTCTAATTATAATGATTATGAAATAATTTTTATAAATGATGGAAGTTATGATAATACAGAATATATAATCAATAAATACAGAAAAGAAAATAATAATATAAAGCTTTTTTCTTTTTCAAGAAACTTCGGTCATCAGGCTGCCGTAAGCTGCGGTATTCTTAATTCTTCAGGTGATATAGCTATAATAATAGATGCTGATTTACAAGATCCTCCAGAGCTTATACCTTCTATGATAGAAGAGCATATTAATTCAAAAGCTAATGTTATATATGCATGCAGAACTTCAAGAGAAGGGGAGAGTT
It encodes the following:
- a CDS encoding biotin/lipoyl-containing protein, whose protein sequence is MAKKEVKFMLTAFRDGFQSVYGARVLSKDFMPAVEAFVKAGVTYFESGGGATFQSAFFYNQENAFDVMDTFRKTVGPDVNLQTLARGVNVVGLESQPREMIKLHAQLFKKHGITTIRNFDALNDVNNLIFSGKCIKEAGLKHQVCVSMMALPPGCEGAHDAAFYAKVLKQIKDNVDFDSVCFKDASGTSTPQVVYDTVKEARKLLGSDMHIQVHSHETAGIGAVQYRAALEAGADCIDLSAAPVSGGTCQTDVIVMWHALRGTEYELKIDIDKIREAEEVFKDCMKDYFLPPESRTVEPMIPFAPMPGGALTANTQMMRDINVMNRFPEVIKAMTEVVKKGGFGTSVTPVSQFYFQQAFNNVMQGNWKKIADGYGKMVLGYFGKTPSTPDPEIVKIASEQLGLQPTTELAMDIDDKNPKKGRKAAEQALKDAGITDLSDENVFIAAACKEKGIQFLKGEAKLGIRKNAPNTASSGASQSTSNEVTVTVGGSSYGIKIENGKAIVDGVSYDYTIKDGIVAGASQSAAPASSGSATPVTAGLPGTVVKIVAPVGTQVQDGSTVLIVEAMKMEVEIKSSANGVVKEVKVKPGDAVVAGQELAIVG
- a CDS encoding VWA domain-containing protein; amino-acid sequence: MKQFDNDSYKDEIKKTEIMAKGVFNSAFNNLSSDERLSEELEIKITKWKKDLNVFINDNNPYQDNKTELDIALKKLKNTSREDIFNDLNSLDALSIDTKFWRYRLSNSDDLNILKKNVISVWEKTYNKKNNDWLVSTVKERRDKFISDIESWINLLKKLKYMSNILRIKTGVLWDFRVGELEEEDISLLKRWVDFINKYKDIEIICDSIGRRIDIEKSLRNVEFKNTYSNTNKKISSKEEIVGIYFAKDIENVIPEELSLLCSKESEKLFKLKYIENRLMCFDKSAYVFNDDMDYIVRAGYREGKGDMIICIDTSGSMKGINEYIAKAVMFKMVMQALSENRNAYLINFSTEIYTCKFTKENGIEDLIKFLKLSYHGGSDIYKALYEANRMMNTSSFKNADVLVLSDFIMEDMPNNLVTMCSRQKNNGNKYFAVSIGKFPFGYSYRKVFNKHWIFDIDNGLKEIY
- a CDS encoding YidC/Oxa1 family membrane protein insertase; the encoded protein is MNIIYNLTIYPIEFILEIIFYYLKVSTQSSYTVSVILVSLIINILSLPLYNIAEKWQQKERDIQNKMKPMIDNIKAVYKGDQAYLLIRTCQRINKYKTIYAFRGVLGLLIQIPFFLAGYNFFTSLTGTNTESFWLIKSLGEPDKIIHIGNYYINLLPFVMTSFSLASTFVYSKKLTFKESIPIFLMSLFFLVFLYNSPSILLLYWTINCAFSFFKNIVLINIDKIKNIINNISNNKIFILAAKIIYSLYTIFIFIMTILYFLRNTLINKSAVEYPFLKIFIIHVKTYRDLLLIWFIISIFILIIFIAKNKISDLIKIESKLRLKIFISSSIIITVLSGLFILTSLIASSGQEFQDPFNIIFSVFFKYIGIFFVYPIFLYFLFSEKFKNNITFLFIFIAITSLINTFIMVMDYGYISSNFKFELEYLLIPNLKQIIINSILILLALFLTFLVIRKKLINLIFNIFIIIIISLSAVSIFNFTKISSEQKKLLEISSINKNINNKYDIFNFSKTGTNIFIIILDRGNPEFGNLVFDRFEDIKKEFEGFVWYPNTAAFGAATFGSIQALYGGYEYAPFEIDGKYNLKDKHNESLIMMPQLFYKAGYDSVTFDPSFANLSWTPDLTIFKNYTNIKAYNQNNSMMEKELNNLLDNNADNNIYTNDIVKNNKNRAVRFSLFRMLPVFLRNKLYAKNDWFIPNSGRNLAIVGNSIQEYTLLQALTNLTVINEKGNYFNIMHSDSTHEPFNYNTNFIPSLNIETLPEEEVKYFGSEFSARSYYATVASFRELANFFKYLKQNKVYDNTKIIIVSDHSGYFSPSIFDENDMEGFKVFNSMLYFKDFDSRGDIVSNNTFMTIADVPYLAVKHLNNPTNPFTGKIITNDYKNINGIDVIITANADPNANLEKNFNYIGRYNIKNNIFIKTNWTQKK
- a CDS encoding sodium ion-translocating decarboxylase subunit beta; protein product: MRKIFLVFALVFMTASMVLAQESTQKPLNIKDSLISLARNTAFGGLFPRSEQEIAEAQAKAENSKQEKYQTKLNDIKVKSVPLWQNLIMICVGLVLVYLAIAKGFEPLLLIPIGMGGILANIPIANIAALPVVEVMNGIPVTLSSGGFLGQIYTFGIESGLFPLFIFIGVGAMTDFGPLIANPKTALLGAAAQIGIFGTLLGAMILSTYVPVISFTLKDAASIGIIGGADGPTAIFTASRLSPSLLGAIAVAAYSYMALVPIIQPPIMKWLTTEKERKIEMKQLRPVSKREKIIFPLSVIILVALLLPDAAPLIGAVMFGNLLKESGVTDRLSKTAQNELINIVTIMLGLSVGSKLAADKFLRFETLGILVLGLVAFSMGTAGGVLLAKLMNLFSKDKINPLIGAAGVSAVPMAARVANKVGQEANPHNFLLMHAMGPNVSGVIGSAVAAGVLLAILG
- a CDS encoding OadG family protein, which gives rise to MNSSIMEALQIMIIGMGVVVLFLIILVFVMKIVSAVVAQVDKLMPPPQEAISSSPAPVQTTNNDKMVAIAIALAHVHSNKK
- a CDS encoding AAA family ATPase, which produces MKNMKHRIEKIIKLLSEGLYEREEIVSLTLLSAIAGKPIFLYGPPGTAKSFIAKRVSSAFKDSKYFGYLMQRFSTPEDIFGPISLEELKNDKYIRKTEGYLPDADFAFLDEIWKSTPAILNTLLTIINERVFKNGNEEIKVPLKALISASNETPPEGQGLEALYDRFIIRLMVNNIKSRDNFEKILENTQLDSYINIDDELKISNDEWVNIRKEVNNIKLSKSVIDIIHNIKLSIEKFNEDNRDIAIYVSDRRWQHISYLLKTAAYLNGRNEVDIYESILIYNCLWSLEEHIESVKKIVENAISLCYDLNNQNINEWRESFKSVQKNIDDEFYNLEKTYNTENIDDKPHMAKTLFINIDEYGNKGETIIYIPIKQLGKKGYFYPLDIGRNQTRKFRCNFNGTDKCTIEINSATAANGFVSGMLSKNYEFLTEAEPDFYMKKVSPKKLEKEKKDSYLKLINSLISSIENIIVNFKNDFNKDKYSNKSVFISDDNFNFFTEMFNSYIENLESEKLDAQRLKSEIEQHETI
- the murI gene encoding glutamate racemase, which encodes MNMNSFMPIAVFDSGVGGLTVLKKMLEILPNENYIYIGDNANIPYGDKSQEEIVRLTLKMTDFLIAKKCKMIIIACNTITACAFDILKQKYDVPVIEVISNAVADALNKTKNNNISIMATEFTVKSNIYKNKIIECNKEASVTQIACKELCPMIENDWYSYENRLDVLKGYLKNIDKNSDTLILGCTHYPHIINDIEILLKNDIENSIKNIVDPSYYTVVSAKKYLEENNLLNNNNNNNNNNNNNNNKDRYTKIYTTETNIEKTNKLIDIFMPKNEKYELEQITL